The following nucleotide sequence is from Streptomyces pactum.
CCGGCGGCGGCGGGCCGCCTCCTCCTGCGCGGCGGCCAGCGCCTCGGCGGCCTGCGCGCCCAGCCGCTCGGCGGCCGCGTTCGCCTCCGCCCGGACCCGGTCGGCGGTCTCCTGCGCCTCGGTGCGCAGCCGCTCCGCCTCTGCGGCGGCCTCGGTGCGCAGCCGGGCGGCCACCTCCTCGCCCTCGGCGCGGCTGCTCGCCGCCTCCGCGGCGGCCTCGGTGCGCAGCCGCTCGGCCTCCGTCTCGGCCTGCTCCCGCAGCGTCCGGATCCGCTCCGCGGCCTCGGTACGCAGCCGGTCGGTCTCCTCGGCCGCCTCCCGGCGCAGCCGCTCGGCCTCCGCCCGCGCCTCGCGCAGCGCCTCCTCGGCGGCGGCGACCTTCGCCTCCGCCTCCTCGCCGCGGCGGGTCAGCTCCGCCTCGACGTCCGTCCGCCGCGCGGTGAGCGCCTGCTCGGTCTCCTCCCGCAGCTGCTCCGCGGCACGCGCCGCCTCGGACTTGACCTCCCCGGCCCGTTCCCGGGCGGCCGAGACCAGCTCCTCGGCCTCGCCGCGCGCCCGCTCCAGCGCCTCCTCGGCCTGGCGGCGCAGCGTCGCGGCGCGCTCGATGGCCTCGGTGCGGACCCGCTCGCTCTCCGCGGTGGCGTCCGAACGCGTCTCCTCCGCGTCCGACTTCGCCTTCGCCAGCAGCTCCTCGGCGGTCCTGGCCGCCTCCTCGATCTGCTGCACGGCCTCCTTGCGGGCCTCGCCGCGGATGCGTTCGCCCTCGGTGACCGCCTCGGCGCGCAACTGCTCGGCCTCGCCGCGCAGTCGCCGCGCCTCCTCCTGCAACTCGCGGGTCTTGGCCCGGTACTCGGCGGTGTCGTCCTGCGCGGCGCCCTTGAGCGCCTCGGCGGTGTCGTGCGCCTCGGCGCGCAGCCGGTCGGCCTCCTCCTCCGCCTCGCGCCGGATGCGCTCCGCCTCCTCGGCGGCGGCCCGGGTGGTGGCCTGGGCGTCCTCGGACGCCTTGGAGAGCACCTCCTCGGCGCTGCGGGCGGCCTTGGCCAGCTGGGCGGCGGAGTCCTCGACGGCCTTGGCCCGCGCGGTCTCCCGGGCCTCGGCGATCAGCCGCTCGGACTCGGCGCGGGCGTCGTCCCGCACCTGTTCGGCCTCCGCGCGCAGCGCCTCGGCCTCCTTGGTGGCCTCCGCCACCAGCCGGGCGATCTCCGCCTTCGCGGTGCGGGCGCGCTGGTCGTTGTCGGTCTCGGCGGCCTCGATCCGCCTCGTCGCCGCGTCCTTCGCCTCGGTCAGCACCTTCTCGGCCTCGGCGCGCGCCTGCCGCAGCGCCTCCTCGGCCTCCTGCATCCGGGTCTCGGCGGTGCGGGTCAGCTCGGCGGCCCGGCGGCGCGCCTCCTCGGTCTCGGAGACCGCGGTGGTGCGCAGCGCCTCGGCGTGCTCGGTGGCCTCCTGGGCCTGCGTGGACGCCGTCCCCAGCAGCCGTTCGGCGTCGGTACGGGCGCGGCGCAGGATCGCCTCCGCCTCGGCCCGCGCGGCCTCCGCCTCGGCGCCGGCCCGCTGCCGGGTCCGGTCCGACAGCCGCTGGGCCTCCGCGCGGGCGGCACCCAGCACCCGCTCCGCCTCGGCCCGCGACTCGTCCAGCAGTCGCCGCGCCTGCGACTCGGTGCGGGCCCGCAACTGCTCGGCCCAGGCGACGTTCTCGTTGACGTGCGACTCGACGGTGGCGCGGCGCTCGGCCAGCTCCTCGTCCAGGCGCTGACGGCGGGCCACCGCCTCGGCGTGCAGCTCCGACTCCAGCCGCGCCTGCCGTTCGGCGTGCTCCTGGAGCAGCCGCTGGGTCTGCGCCCGGGCCTCACGCAGTTCGCGCTCGGCGTCGGCGCGCATCTGGTCGGCCTGGATCTGGGCGTTCCGCAGCATCTGCTCGGCCTGGTAGCCGATGTCCGCACTGTCGTACGCGGGACGACTGGCGATGGTGCGGCGCGCCTCGTGGAGTTTGGCGCGCAGCACCTCGACCTGGTAGCCGAGGTCGTCGGCGTGCTGGACGGCCTTCTCCCGCTCGGTCTTCAGCCGCTCCATCTCGGCCTCGAACTTCGCGAGGTGGTCGTCAGGCTCGTAGCGGTCGTAGCCCCGCACTGCGCGGTCCCATCCGTCCCCTGGTCGCGTTGGCAGCCCGCTCCGTCCTGCGTGGTCGTACCCGGAGCCGGCCCTTGACGAAGAAATGGTGTCAGATCATCGGCAAAGAGTGGGCCGGGCCCCGACTGTGCTTCCGTTTCCCGTACCCCGGCCGAGCCTGCACTCTACCGGCCGGGGAAGCGGAAGGTCAGTGCTCCGCCGCGCCGGGGTCCGCCGCGGTGACGAGTTCGGTGAGCACACCGTGGCAGTCCTTGGGGTGCAGGAAGGTGATCCGGGACCCCATCGAACCGCGGCGCGGGGTGTCGTAGAGCACCCGTACGCCCTTGTTCCGGACGGCTTCCGCGTCGCCGTCCACGTCCGCGGTGCCGAAGGCGATGTGGTGCACGCCCTCGCCGTTCTTCGCCAGCCACTTGCCGACCGCGGAGTCCTCCCGGGTGGGCTCCAGCAGCTGGAGGTACGAGGCCCCGCCGTCGTCCGTACCGTTGATCCGGAGCATCGCCTCCCGGACGCCCTGCTCCTCGTTGATCTCGGTGTGGAACACTTCGAAGCCGTAGGTGGCACGGTAGAACTCGACGGTCTTGTCGAGGTCGAAACAGGCGATTCCGATGTGGTCGATTCGCGTCAGCATGTCACCAGTCCACCGCCCCTCGCGCCGGTTACGCAACGTGCGCGCGATCACACCCACAGGCCGGTGACCGCGCCCGGTACGCCTCAGTACATTGCAGGTAACCCTCGTTAACTTCCTTCCTTCTCCCGAAGGGGCAGCACCATGACTCGTACGGCTGGTACCACCTCAGTGATCGTCGCCGGCGCGCGCACCCCCATGGGGCGCCTGCTGGGCAGCCTGCGCTCCTTCTCCGCCTCCGACCTCGGCGCCGCCGCCATCAAGGCCGCGCTGGACCGGGCCGGGATCGGTGGCGACCAGGTGCAGTACGTGATCATGGGCCAGGTGCTCCAGGCCGGCGCCGGCCAGATCCCGGCCCGCCAGGCGGCGGTCAAGGCCGGCATCCCGATGAACGTCCCGGCGCTCACCGTCAACAAGGTCTGCCTCTCCGGGCTGGACGCCATCGCCCTGGCCGACCAGCTGATCCGGGCCGGCGAGTTCGACGTGATCGTCGCCGGCGGCCAGGAGTCCATGACCAACGCCCCGCACCTGCTGCCCAAGTCCCGCGAGGGCTACAAGTACGGCGCGATCGAGATGCTGGACGCCATGGCGCACGACGGGCTCACCGACCCGTTCGAGTCCATCGCCATGGGCGAGTCCACCGAGAAGCACAACACCCGGCTGGGCATCGGCCGCGCCGAGCAGGACGAGATCGCCGCCCTCTCCCACCAGCGCGCCGCCGCCGCCCAGAAGAACGGCCTGTTCGAGGCGGAGATCACCCCGGTGGAGATCCCGCAGCGCAAGGGCGAGCCGGTGATCTTCAGCAAGGACGAGGGCATCCGGGCCGAGACCACCGTGGAGACCCTGGCCAAGCTGCGCCCGGCGTTCACCAAGGACGGCACGATCACCGCCGGCACCTCCTCGCAGATCTCCGACGGCGCCGCCGCCGTGGTGGTGATGAGCAAGGCCAGGGCCGAGGAGCTGGGCCTGGAGTGGATCGCCGAGATCGGCGCCCACGGCAACGTCGCCGGCCCGGACAACTCGCTCCAGTCCCAGCCGTCCAACGCGATCACCCACGCGCTGGGCAAGGAGGGCCTGACCGTCGGTGACCTCGACCTGATCGAGATCAACGAGGCGTTCGCCGCGGTGGCCGTGCAGTCGATGAAGGACCTGGGCGTGTCCACCGAAAAGGTGAACGTCAACGGCGGGGCCATCGCCCTGGGGCACCCCATCGGCATGTCCGGCGCCCGCCTCGTGCTCCACCTGGCGCTGGAGCTGAAGCGGCGCGGCGGCGGGGTGGGCGCGGCGGCGCTGTGCGGCGGCGGCGGCCAGGGCGATGCGCTGATCATCCGCGTTCCGGGCAAGTGACCGACGACGGCCGGGGCGCGGGGCGTACGCCCGGGGCGCACCCGGCCGCCCCCGCTCCCGCCGGACCGGACGGCCCGGCCGGGGCCCCCGGCACGACGGGTACCGCGGGCACCACGGGTGCCGGGGGTACGACCGGCACCACGAGCACCACGAGCACCACGAGCATCACGAGTACGGCGAGCACGACGAGTACGGAGCGGAGAGACCATGGTTGACGTCCCCCTGCTGGTGGAGCAGGCACGGCAGGGCCGGCCGCGCGCCGTGGCCCGGCTGATCTCCCTGGTGGAGGGCGCGTCGCCGCAGCTCCGCGAGGTGATGGCGGCGCTCGCCCCGCTGACCGGCGGGGCCTACGTGGTCGGCCTCACCGGGTCCCCCGGCGTCGGCAAGTCCACCTCCACCTCCGCCCTGGTCAC
It contains:
- the scy gene encoding polarized growth protein Scy, whose amino-acid sequence is MRGYDRYEPDDHLAKFEAEMERLKTEREKAVQHADDLGYQVEVLRAKLHEARRTIASRPAYDSADIGYQAEQMLRNAQIQADQMRADAERELREARAQTQRLLQEHAERQARLESELHAEAVARRQRLDEELAERRATVESHVNENVAWAEQLRARTESQARRLLDESRAEAERVLGAARAEAQRLSDRTRQRAGAEAEAARAEAEAILRRARTDAERLLGTASTQAQEATEHAEALRTTAVSETEEARRRAAELTRTAETRMQEAEEALRQARAEAEKVLTEAKDAATRRIEAAETDNDQRARTAKAEIARLVAEATKEAEALRAEAEQVRDDARAESERLIAEARETARAKAVEDSAAQLAKAARSAEEVLSKASEDAQATTRAAAEEAERIRREAEEEADRLRAEAHDTAEALKGAAQDDTAEYRAKTRELQEEARRLRGEAEQLRAEAVTEGERIRGEARKEAVQQIEEAARTAEELLAKAKSDAEETRSDATAESERVRTEAIERAATLRRQAEEALERARGEAEELVSAARERAGEVKSEAARAAEQLREETEQALTARRTDVEAELTRRGEEAEAKVAAAEEALREARAEAERLRREAAEETDRLRTEAAERIRTLREQAETEAERLRTEAAAEAASSRAEGEEVAARLRTEAAAEAERLRTEAQETADRVRAEANAAAERLGAQAAEALAAAQEEAARRRREAEELLGGARTEAQRERERAHEQSEELLASARTRVSEAQQEAQRLAEEAERRASELVTAAEQTAQQVRESVAGLREEAEQEIAGLRSAAEHAAERTLTSAQEEADRVRADAHAERERAAADATRVRTEAQQAAEAAAELAERTVNEAREEADRLRTEAREEANKRRTDAAEQADRLIAEAAAEAERLVAEATAEAKRRTEEATALAQRLTAEAEAGVAEATAEAERLVAEATEQGRRLTAEAERVLADANARAQALRTEATDARAAAEQDANRTRAEARGDANNIRSEAAQQADRLVTEATAEAERLAAEAREEANKRRTDAAEQADRLIAEATNEAERLRTEAAETVNSAQQHAARTRAESERVAAEAAAEAERLRAEARAEAERTVDKARQDANKRRADAAQQADRLVSKAGSEAEKLAEEAREAARRTAAAAEEQADTMVGAARKEAERLLKEATAKATGLVEKARTDADTMLGEARGDATAIRERAEELRGRVESEIEELHERARREAAEQMKAAGERVDKLVTAATAQLEEAEEKAKQKLSQASSEATKVRVAAVKKAEGLLKEAEQRKADATRDAERMRSEAREEAHRIVEAGKRELEVLKRRQDDINAEISRVQDVLEALGSLEAPASGGGSGKDGVKAGAGAGGSRSGGKSSGS
- a CDS encoding acetyl-CoA C-acetyltransferase is translated as MTRTAGTTSVIVAGARTPMGRLLGSLRSFSASDLGAAAIKAALDRAGIGGDQVQYVIMGQVLQAGAGQIPARQAAVKAGIPMNVPALTVNKVCLSGLDAIALADQLIRAGEFDVIVAGGQESMTNAPHLLPKSREGYKYGAIEMLDAMAHDGLTDPFESIAMGESTEKHNTRLGIGRAEQDEIAALSHQRAAAAQKNGLFEAEITPVEIPQRKGEPVIFSKDEGIRAETTVETLAKLRPAFTKDGTITAGTSSQISDGAAAVVVMSKARAEELGLEWIAEIGAHGNVAGPDNSLQSQPSNAITHALGKEGLTVGDLDLIEINEAFAAVAVQSMKDLGVSTEKVNVNGGAIALGHPIGMSGARLVLHLALELKRRGGGVGAAALCGGGGQGDALIIRVPGK
- the mce gene encoding methylmalonyl-CoA epimerase, whose amino-acid sequence is MLTRIDHIGIACFDLDKTVEFYRATYGFEVFHTEINEEQGVREAMLRINGTDDGGASYLQLLEPTREDSAVGKWLAKNGEGVHHIAFGTADVDGDAEAVRNKGVRVLYDTPRRGSMGSRITFLHPKDCHGVLTELVTAADPGAAEH